One Helianthus annuus cultivar XRQ/B chromosome 7, HanXRQr2.0-SUNRISE, whole genome shotgun sequence genomic region harbors:
- the LOC110867951 gene encoding protein PLASTID MOVEMENT IMPAIRED 2: protein MESVETELSDAKKEVLELCLKIAESNLRSKERQRKPKWRERYDQYDAETSVKNEDESCEEVVKELEHVRRELRKLKRDMVRVLKEKRDAERAARASSSKQLTLLTSMELMKKEIQELGEARREEDEDNVNERQVTLVTEELEGAKQELASVKGERFKFMSSMDVIQDELTCVRVETARLQKAERKRELTIQSLNSKILRAKAKLESLTSVESKTDTVASNLVVTLEQLRSEAETVKKEEDVISEETENTSREICKTEHEIKVAEKTLEAAMEVLTAIKSSESKALGNLKSMINTTMEARNVASINNSMITITDFEYGYLTGQAGGAAEVADKKIAAAKAWVEALKTNERGILMKIEMAETEASKLSIEPDAEVDADGPGFGLGERIVASGRRSMARVGSKAAVRRARLQKLRSSTARYSGKMGSFRREKGMPKLV from the exons ATGGAAAGCGTAGAAACCGAGCTTTCGGATGCAAAGAAAGAAGTACTGGAACTATGTTTAAAGATTGCAGAATCGAATTTGAGGTCCAAAGAAAGGCAGAGAAAACCAAAATGGCGCGAACGATATGACCAGTACGACGCAGAAACATCGGTCAAGAACGAAGATGAATCGTGTGAAGAAGTGGTGAAGGAACTAGAACATGTGAGAAGAGAATTGCGCAAGCTTAAGCGCGATATGGTGCGCGTGTTGAAGGAGAAACGAGACGCGGAGAGAGCAGCAAGAGCTTCAAGTTCCAAACAGTTGACCCTTTTGACCTCTATGGAATTGATGAAGAAAGAGATTCAAGAACTCGGTGAGGCTCggagagaagaagatgaagataaCGTGAATGAGCGTCAAGTAACACTAG TAACCGAGGAATTAGAAGGTGCGAAACAAGAACTAGCATCGGTTAAAGGAGAAAGGTTTAAGTTCATGTCCTCCATGGATGTAATCCAAGACGAGCTAACGTGTGTTCGCGTCGAAACAGCTCGATTACAGAAAGCAGAACGAAAACGAGAATTAACCATTCAAAGCCTAAACTCaaagatcttaagggcaaaagcGAAACTAGAGTCTCTTACATCTGTCGAATCAAAAACCGACACAGTTGCATCAAATTTAGTCGTTACACTCGAACAGTTGAGATCAGAAGCCGAAACAGTAAAGAAAGAAGAAGATGTCATAAGTGAAGAAACCGAAAACACGAGTAGAGAAATTTGTAAAACGGAACATGAAATCAAAGTAGCAGAGAAAACACTAGAGGCTGCAATGGAGGTACTCACAGCAATCAAATCATCAGAATCTAAAGCTTTAGGAAATCTAAAAAGTATGATCAACACAACAATGGAAGCTAGAAATGTTGCCTCCATAAACAATTCAATGATAACCATCACTGACTTCGAATACGGGTACTTAACGGGTCAGGCAGGTGGGGCTGCAGAGGTTGCTGATAAGAAAATTGCTGCAGCTAAGGCATGggtggaggctttgaagacaaaTGAAAGGGGAATATTGATGAAAATTGAGATGGCAGAAACAGAAGCTAGTAAATTAAGTATTGAACCCGACGCGGAAGTGGATGCAGATGGGCCCGGGTTCGGGTTAGGGGAAAGAATTGTAGCTTCCGGTCGTAGATCGATGGCAAGAGTTGGGAGCAAGGCTGCGGTTAGACGGGCTAGATTGCAAAAGTTGCGGTCATCGACGGCCCGGTATTCGGGTAAGATGGGTTCTTTTAGGAGAGAAAAAGGGATGCCAAAACTTGTTTAG